One Streptomyces sp. V4I8 genomic window carries:
- a CDS encoding bifunctional riboflavin kinase/FAD synthetase, translating to MQRWRGLEDIPQDWGRSVVTIGSYDGVHRGHQLIIRHAVDRARELGVPVVVVTFDPHPSEVVRPGSHPPLLAPHHRRADLMAELGVDAVLILPFTTEFSKLSSADFVVKVLVDKLHAKAVVEGPNFRFGHRAAGNVEFLAEQGKTYDYEVEVVDLYVTGEAGGGEPFSSTLTRRLVAEGDVEGAAEILGRPHRVEGVVVRGAQRGRELGFPTANVETLPHTAIPADGVYAGWLHAQGETMPAAISVGTNPQFDGTERTVEAYAIDRVGLDLYGLHVAVDFLAFVRGQAKFESLDALLEQMAEDVKRCRELIAAAEQ from the coding sequence GTGCAGCGCTGGCGTGGCTTGGAGGACATCCCCCAGGACTGGGGGCGCAGCGTCGTCACCATCGGCTCCTACGACGGGGTCCACCGCGGGCACCAGCTGATCATTCGGCATGCCGTGGACCGCGCCCGTGAGCTGGGCGTCCCCGTCGTCGTCGTCACCTTCGACCCGCACCCCAGCGAGGTCGTCCGCCCCGGCAGCCACCCGCCCCTGCTCGCCCCGCACCACCGCCGCGCCGACCTCATGGCCGAGCTGGGCGTGGACGCGGTGCTGATCCTCCCCTTCACGACCGAGTTCTCGAAGCTGTCGTCGGCCGACTTCGTCGTCAAGGTCCTGGTCGACAAGCTGCACGCCAAGGCGGTCGTCGAGGGCCCCAACTTCCGCTTCGGACACCGCGCCGCGGGGAACGTCGAGTTCCTCGCCGAGCAGGGCAAGACCTACGACTACGAGGTCGAGGTCGTCGACCTGTACGTCACCGGCGAGGCCGGCGGCGGTGAGCCCTTCTCCTCCACCCTGACCCGGCGCCTGGTCGCCGAGGGCGACGTCGAGGGCGCCGCCGAGATCCTGGGCCGCCCGCACCGCGTGGAGGGCGTCGTCGTACGCGGGGCTCAGCGGGGCCGGGAGCTCGGCTTCCCCACGGCCAACGTGGAGACGCTCCCGCATACCGCCATCCCCGCCGACGGCGTCTACGCCGGCTGGCTGCACGCCCAGGGCGAGACCATGCCGGCCGCGATCTCCGTCGGCACCAACCCGCAGTTCGACGGCACCGAGCGCACCGTCGAGGCGTACGCGATCGACCGGGTGGGCCTGGACCTGTACGGCCTGCACGTCGCCGTCGACTTCCTCGCCTTCGTCCGCGGTCAGGCGAAGTTCGAGTCGCTGGACGCCCTGCTGGAGCAGATGGCCGAGGACGTGAAGCGCTGCCGGGAGCTGATCGCGGCCGCCGAGCAGTAG
- the rbfA gene encoding 30S ribosome-binding factor RbfA: protein MADNARAKRLADLIREVVAQKLLRGIKDPRLGSQVTITDTRVTGDLREATVFYTVYGDDEERAAAAAGLESAKGVLRSAVGAAAGVKFTPTLTFVADALPDTARTIDDLLDKARQSDEKVREVSAGAKYAGEADPYRKPGAEDETDGDTAE, encoded by the coding sequence GTGGCCGACAACGCGCGGGCGAAAAGGCTGGCGGACCTCATCCGAGAGGTGGTGGCCCAGAAGCTGCTGCGCGGGATCAAGGACCCGCGGCTCGGCTCACAGGTCACCATCACGGACACCCGGGTCACGGGTGACCTGCGGGAGGCGACCGTCTTCTACACGGTGTACGGGGACGACGAGGAGCGGGCGGCCGCGGCCGCCGGCCTGGAGAGCGCCAAGGGCGTGCTCCGGTCGGCCGTCGGGGCGGCCGCGGGCGTGAAGTTCACGCCGACCCTCACCTTCGTCGCCGACGCCCTGCCGGACACCGCACGCACCATCGATGACCTCCTCGACAAGGCGCGCCAGTCCGACGAGAAGGTGCGCGAGGTGTCCGCGGGCGCGAAGTACGCAGGCGAGGCGGACCCGTACCGCAAGCCGGGCGCCGAGGACGAGACGGACGGCGACACCGCGGAATGA
- the truB gene encoding tRNA pseudouridine(55) synthase TruB: MTQKHTTPDGLVIVDKPSGFTSHDVVAKMRGIARTRRVGHAGTLDPMATGVLVLGVEKATKLLGHLALTEKEYLGTIRLGQTTVTDDAEGEITGSADASKVTRDGIDAGIAKLSGDIMQVPSKVSAIKIDGVRSYKRAREGEEFEIPARPVTVSSFSVYDVRDAVADDGTAVLDLVVSVVCSSGTYIRALARDLGAGLGVGGHLTALRRTRVGPYKLDAARTLDQLQQELTVMPIAEAVAAAFARWDVDAKRARLLTNGVRLDMPDEYAGAGSVAVFGPEGRLLALVEEHKGKAKSLAVFG, from the coding sequence ATGACGCAGAAGCACACCACGCCCGACGGCCTTGTCATCGTCGACAAGCCGTCGGGCTTCACTTCGCACGACGTCGTCGCCAAGATGCGCGGCATCGCGCGCACCCGCCGCGTCGGGCACGCCGGCACCCTCGACCCCATGGCGACGGGCGTCCTCGTCCTCGGCGTCGAGAAGGCGACCAAGCTCCTCGGTCATCTGGCCCTGACCGAGAAGGAGTACCTGGGCACCATCCGCCTGGGCCAGACCACGGTCACCGATGACGCCGAGGGCGAGATCACGGGGTCGGCCGACGCCTCGAAGGTCACCCGCGACGGCATCGACGCCGGGATCGCCAAGCTGTCCGGCGACATCATGCAGGTGCCGTCCAAGGTCAGCGCCATCAAGATCGACGGCGTGCGCTCCTACAAGCGGGCGCGGGAGGGCGAGGAGTTCGAGATCCCGGCGCGGCCGGTCACCGTCTCGTCCTTCTCGGTGTACGACGTCCGGGACGCCGTCGCCGACGACGGCACCGCCGTTCTCGACCTGGTCGTGTCGGTGGTCTGCTCCTCCGGCACCTACATCCGCGCCCTCGCCCGTGACCTCGGCGCCGGCCTGGGCGTCGGCGGCCACCTCACGGCGCTGCGCCGCACCCGGGTCGGGCCGTACAAGCTGGACGCCGCCAGGACGCTGGACCAGCTCCAGCAGGAACTCACGGTGATGCCGATCGCCGAGGCCGTCGCGGCCGCGTTCGCGCGCTGGGACGTGGATGCCAAGCGGGCCCGGCTGCTCACGAACGGGGTCCGCCTCGACATGCCCGACGAGTACGCCGGTGCCGGTTCCGTCGCCGTCTTCGGCCCCGAGGGCCGCCTCCTCGCGCTCGTGGAGGAACACAAGGGCAAGGCGAAAAGCCTGGCCGTCTTCGGCTGA
- a CDS encoding DUF503 domain-containing protein has protein sequence MYVGTLSFDLLLGDVRSLKEKRSLVRPIVAELQRKYAVSVAETGHQNLHRRAEIGLAVVSGDTGHLTDLLDRCERLVAGRPEVELLSVRRRLHSDED, from the coding sequence ATGTATGTGGGGACTCTGTCCTTCGACCTGCTCCTCGGTGACGTGCGCTCACTGAAGGAGAAGCGTTCTCTCGTCCGTCCGATCGTGGCCGAACTCCAACGCAAGTACGCGGTGAGCGTGGCGGAGACGGGGCACCAGAACCTCCACCGCAGGGCCGAGATCGGGCTTGCGGTGGTCTCCGGGGACACGGGACACCTCACCGACCTGCTGGACCGCTGTGAGCGGCTGGTCGCCGGGCGACCCGAGGTGGAACTGCTCTCGGTTCGACGCAGACTCCACAGCGACGAAGACTGA
- a CDS encoding AAA family ATPase: MPQQPAQPAQPSQATPAQGTPSAPQQGPATGGYGFPQQQSAPGAPAPGGYGYPQQPGAGAPQQGQDTSGGFGVPPQGQGTSGGYGYPQQGQDTSGGFGVPPQGQDTSGGFGVPPQHAPAQPPAAAPPQQHAPAQPPAAAPPQQPAPAQPPGAPGFPVLRPVDTDAQAGAAPTATPAAGVPAPPVPEQPAPAQPVAEPEPELNHAAADAEAARLFGDDDDVEPEEERNDEAESGDAIASVSGAEGDESAHGQADADSPAQPEHPATPVTAEAEPEAAPDAQSAPAPAAPAQQPHAQSTGQVPVRPQAQPGQAPEQPQGQPTGQTPLPPQPSQGLPPLPQGFAPAHPAQGVPPQAGYPDPQAVAAAAAARQAPGYGYPQAPAQPHPDQAGQPAHQPPAQGSFGPAQPQPGYPAQGGQPAPADPRQAHQPGQPQPQAAGYGYPQQAPQPGQPQPQPQPQADGYGYPHQAPQPGQPQPQPMSQQAQPHPGQPQPGQPQPDGYGYPQQPQHPAQPGYGYPPQQGGYGYPQPQQAQQPAPQQQPPAQPQQQAPQQQAPQQNPAAPPAPYGNQGQGNQGWSAPPGPQAGPGAPQQQAAPGTPLGYNAAVELSSDRLLRNQPKARKNNQAPSRFKLGAKKEAAERERKLGLIRTPVMSCYRIAVISLKGGVGKTTTTMALGATLASERQDKILAIDANPDAGTLGRRVRRETGATIRDLVQAIPQLNSYMDIRRFTSQAPSGLEIIANDVDPAVSTTFNDQDYRSALDVLGKQYPIILTDSGTGLLYSAMRGVLDLAHQLIIISTPSVDGASSASTTLDWLSANGFADLVQRSITVISGVRETGKMIKVEDIVAHFETRCRGVVVIPFDEHLAAGAEVDLDMMRPKTREAYFDLASVIAEDIARTQQGFGNPNMQYQQHPQQGYPEQQGYPEQQGYPAPQQQPQQPYAQPGGAPQPGQGWGQAPQQPAPGQGWQQQAPPPQDPQQGQPQQGAVPPGWTQQ, from the coding sequence GTGCCCCAGCAGCCCGCGCAGCCGGCCCAGCCCTCGCAGGCCACCCCGGCTCAGGGCACGCCGAGCGCGCCCCAGCAGGGCCCCGCGACGGGTGGCTACGGATTTCCGCAGCAGCAGTCCGCGCCGGGCGCCCCCGCGCCGGGCGGGTACGGCTACCCCCAGCAGCCGGGAGCCGGTGCGCCCCAGCAGGGTCAGGACACGTCCGGTGGCTTCGGCGTTCCCCCGCAGGGCCAGGGCACTTCGGGCGGCTACGGCTACCCCCAGCAGGGTCAGGACACGTCCGGTGGCTTCGGTGTCCCCCCGCAGGGCCAGGACACCTCCGGCGGCTTCGGCGTGCCTCCGCAGCACGCGCCCGCCCAGCCGCCCGCCGCCGCACCCCCCCAACAGCACGCGCCCGCCCAGCCGCCCGCCGCCGCACCCCCCCAACAGCCCGCGCCCGCCCAGCCGCCCGGCGCCCCGGGCTTCCCCGTGCTGCGTCCGGTCGACACGGACGCCCAGGCCGGCGCGGCCCCGACCGCCACCCCGGCGGCCGGCGTCCCGGCGCCGCCCGTCCCCGAACAGCCCGCCCCCGCCCAGCCGGTGGCCGAGCCGGAGCCGGAGCTCAACCACGCCGCAGCCGACGCCGAGGCCGCGCGGCTGTTCGGCGATGACGACGACGTGGAGCCGGAGGAGGAGCGGAACGACGAGGCGGAGTCGGGTGACGCCATCGCGTCCGTGTCCGGCGCCGAGGGCGACGAGTCGGCGCACGGCCAGGCCGACGCGGACTCCCCCGCCCAGCCCGAGCACCCGGCCACTCCCGTGACGGCCGAGGCGGAGCCGGAGGCAGCCCCGGACGCGCAGTCCGCGCCCGCACCCGCTGCTCCCGCACAGCAGCCGCACGCCCAGTCGACCGGACAGGTCCCGGTGCGGCCGCAGGCACAGCCCGGACAGGCCCCGGAGCAGCCGCAGGGCCAGCCCACCGGCCAGACCCCGTTGCCGCCCCAGCCCAGCCAGGGACTCCCCCCGCTGCCGCAGGGCTTTGCGCCCGCGCACCCCGCCCAGGGAGTGCCGCCGCAGGCCGGATACCCGGACCCGCAGGCCGTGGCGGCAGCCGCAGCCGCCAGGCAGGCTCCCGGTTACGGCTACCCCCAGGCCCCGGCCCAGCCGCACCCCGACCAGGCCGGCCAGCCCGCGCACCAGCCCCCGGCGCAGGGCTCGTTCGGCCCCGCCCAGCCGCAGCCCGGATACCCGGCGCAGGGCGGCCAGCCCGCGCCCGCCGACCCACGGCAGGCACACCAGCCCGGCCAGCCGCAGCCGCAGGCCGCCGGGTACGGCTACCCCCAGCAGGCGCCGCAGCCCGGGCAGCCTCAGCCGCAGCCCCAGCCGCAGGCCGACGGATACGGCTACCCGCACCAGGCGCCGCAGCCCGGGCAGCCCCAGCCGCAGCCGATGTCCCAACAGGCTCAGCCGCACCCGGGACAGCCCCAGCCGGGCCAGCCCCAGCCCGACGGTTACGGCTACCCCCAGCAGCCGCAGCACCCCGCACAGCCCGGCTACGGCTACCCGCCCCAGCAGGGCGGCTACGGCTACCCCCAGCCGCAGCAGGCGCAGCAGCCCGCACCCCAACAGCAGCCCCCGGCCCAGCCCCAACAGCAGGCACCGCAGCAGCAGGCACCGCAGCAGAACCCCGCTGCCCCGCCCGCCCCCTACGGCAACCAGGGCCAGGGCAACCAGGGCTGGAGCGCCCCGCCCGGCCCCCAGGCCGGACCCGGTGCTCCCCAGCAGCAGGCCGCGCCCGGTACCCCGCTCGGCTACAACGCGGCCGTGGAGCTGTCCTCCGACCGGCTGTTGCGCAACCAGCCCAAGGCCCGCAAGAACAACCAGGCCCCGTCCCGCTTCAAGCTCGGCGCCAAGAAGGAGGCCGCGGAGCGGGAGCGGAAGCTGGGTCTGATCCGTACGCCGGTGATGTCCTGCTACCGGATCGCGGTCATCAGCCTCAAGGGCGGCGTCGGCAAGACCACGACGACGATGGCGCTCGGCGCCACGCTCGCCAGCGAGCGCCAGGACAAGATCCTGGCGATCGACGCCAACCCGGACGCCGGTACGCTCGGCCGACGGGTGCGGCGCGAGACGGGTGCCACCATCCGTGACCTGGTGCAGGCGATCCCGCAGCTCAACAGCTACATGGACATCCGCCGCTTCACCTCGCAGGCGCCCTCGGGCCTCGAGATCATCGCCAACGACGTGGACCCGGCGGTCTCCACCACCTTCAACGACCAGGACTACCGCAGCGCGCTCGACGTGCTCGGCAAGCAGTACCCGATCATCCTCACGGACTCGGGTACCGGTCTGCTCTACAGCGCGATGCGCGGAGTGCTGGACCTCGCCCACCAGCTGATCATCATCTCCACCCCGTCGGTGGACGGTGCGAGCAGCGCCTCGACGACGCTCGACTGGCTGTCGGCGAACGGGTTCGCCGATCTCGTCCAGCGGTCGATCACCGTGATCTCCGGTGTCCGCGAGACGGGCAAGATGATCAAGGTCGAGGACATCGTCGCGCACTTCGAGACCCGTTGCCGCGGTGTCGTCGTGATCCCCTTCGACGAGCACCTTGCCGCGGGTGCCGAGGTGGACCTCGACATGATGCGTCCGAAGACCCGCGAGGCCTACTTCGACCTCGCCTCTGTCATCGCCGAGGACATCGCGCGCACCCAGCAGGGCTTCGGCAACCCGAACATGCAGTACCAGCAGCATCCGCAGCAGGGCTACCCGGAGCAGCAGGGGTATCCGGAGCAGCAGGGCTACCCCGCCCCGCAGCAGCAGCCCCAGCAGCCCTACGCCCAGCCGGGCGGCGCCCCGCAGCCGGGCCAGGGCTGGGGGCAGGCCCCGCAGCAGCCGGCGCCGGGCCAGGGCTGGCAGCAGCAGGCTCCCCCGCCGCAGGACCCACAGCAGGGCCAGCCTCAGCAGGGCGCCGTACCGCCCGGCTGGACGCAGCAGTAG
- a CDS encoding trypsin-like peptidase domain-containing protein, whose translation MAGRGPGAGGDRRMPDGRRAAGDAWGTRDAAWGVRDLGEASGPWATPDDLGGDGSAGTRRSPRTEPHDDGRARHARGHDSRDSRDGLGARVRDKALVRVHDLAGRPRGLGFVADHRGTVVTGHEVVDGLPRLVLRAVEGDRSCVVPATAVTPLPDLGLALVRTGGLGVDPFPVTVRDRVETGAYVRIVAGGWREARVLGAVPVTYPVPNRFHLIGGALELAIGTAGRDALRLGGGAAGGPVLDAGTGAVVGVLGTALQSGQRDSVFAVPLTSPPDGPLAELLAENAATVPAYGADLNPAGVLELTATSVGQDGPPGAQAGHEGRADAGGGGAVAPVERASTAREFSAFTASRASVLGLVGRPGSGRTTELAALAARRHRGPEAAPTLWLRGADLKDDDTSVADAARRALARAARIVAAAVSCDPAALGDTTPERLAHLSRTTGRPLLLLLDGPEEMPPVLAHRLTEWTEGTEEWLRVTGTRLVVACRAEYWEGAGAEFPEESLYGSVDRAAHGTSGRFPPCVRLDDLTPDEARQARARHGIPEGALTGPDARHPLTLRLLADVRAALPDPPAAPVGRDDVLSAHLDLMCLRIAVRLAAENGLRGTAVRRLAAKVSGQVHEAARRSLGPGQGELDRESFEAVFPWRQAPARLGGGTGWASAVLTEGLLVPAGNGYRFAHEELADWIQGMHLDLDEALHALVHRRRTDPDAEHPLPVPHHRIGPVVQALLLLPRHQGSRQLAAKMEELADALDADRTSWWAARLLAETLLRVPDATPYLDVLRRLTDRIVGLRRRQRAVPAEFGPGFWTALPLPDAERLDLLRRLVLTDGPPSTDAGDVTDADEAGHPGHPRYLDAVARLLAADPTAVQRHLTRWFDDDRPLPATPHATVAHAAQALLHTHRHRALDDLTETLVDSAHRKADELLAVLAEEETSAICRAVDRWAHDERPGRRVAAAAYGVRAAPHVRTEADRELLRHAALALLARPDDCSLHGGALAVLVRDPRTRTCHLPQAMAHFAAADPQLPPSALVVALATHPDQVLEAFRARLSRPDAGEALRTLADVTTPGLARRAAAVVRDAVRWCPETAADVAAYVDRRLDHGPGARAVLLPLVTGLLDGGTEQLRAALAVVLATPGTPDSRALRRELLDFLLAHEHAPAVLDAFLHATVRRGGDRPDDGLRDLVHHTGLLLVRTPDGAARFDRGLVDLGRHVPGFAARVAGWLTDTPQEWTAVVGPSARRMIENLSGVRVPA comes from the coding sequence ATGGCGGGACGGGGCCCGGGGGCGGGCGGCGACCGCCGGATGCCGGACGGTAGGCGGGCGGCGGGGGACGCGTGGGGCACGCGGGACGCCGCGTGGGGTGTTCGGGATCTGGGGGAGGCTTCGGGGCCCTGGGCCACACCTGACGACCTCGGCGGGGACGGGAGCGCCGGCACCCGACGCTCACCGCGCACCGAACCCCACGACGACGGTCGGGCCCGTCACGCGCGCGGTCATGACAGCCGTGACAGCCGTGACGGTCTGGGCGCCCGAGTCCGCGACAAAGCCCTGGTGCGCGTTCACGACCTGGCCGGACGGCCCCGCGGCCTCGGGTTCGTGGCCGACCACCGCGGCACGGTCGTCACCGGCCATGAGGTCGTCGACGGTCTGCCCCGGCTGGTTCTGCGTGCCGTCGAGGGGGACCGCAGCTGTGTGGTGCCCGCGACCGCGGTGACCCCGTTGCCCGACCTGGGCCTGGCCCTCGTACGGACCGGGGGGCTGGGCGTGGACCCGTTTCCGGTGACCGTGCGGGACCGGGTCGAGACCGGCGCGTACGTCCGGATCGTGGCCGGCGGCTGGCGGGAGGCGCGGGTGCTGGGCGCGGTGCCCGTGACGTACCCGGTGCCGAACCGCTTCCATCTCATCGGCGGCGCCCTGGAGTTGGCGATCGGCACGGCCGGCCGGGACGCGCTGCGGCTGGGCGGTGGGGCGGCCGGAGGGCCTGTGCTCGATGCCGGGACGGGCGCCGTCGTGGGCGTCCTCGGCACGGCGCTGCAGTCCGGCCAACGCGACTCCGTCTTCGCCGTGCCGCTCACTTCACCACCCGACGGCCCGCTGGCCGAGCTGCTCGCCGAGAACGCGGCGACGGTGCCGGCGTACGGTGCCGACCTCAACCCGGCGGGCGTACTGGAACTGACGGCCACGTCGGTCGGGCAGGACGGTCCGCCGGGGGCGCAGGCGGGCCACGAGGGACGGGCCGACGCCGGGGGAGGGGGAGCCGTGGCCCCGGTCGAACGGGCCTCGACGGCACGGGAGTTCAGCGCCTTCACCGCGAGCCGGGCCTCCGTACTGGGCCTGGTCGGGCGCCCCGGCAGCGGCCGTACGACGGAACTCGCGGCCCTGGCCGCCCGCCGCCACCGCGGCCCCGAAGCGGCTCCCACGCTGTGGCTGCGCGGCGCCGACCTGAAGGACGACGACACCTCGGTCGCCGACGCCGCGCGCCGGGCGCTGGCCCGAGCAGCCCGCATCGTGGCGGCGGCCGTCTCCTGCGACCCCGCCGCCCTGGGCGACACGACCCCGGAGCGCCTGGCCCACCTCTCCCGCACCACCGGCCGCCCCCTCCTGCTCCTCCTGGACGGCCCGGAGGAAATGCCGCCCGTCCTGGCCCACCGGCTCACGGAGTGGACCGAGGGCACGGAGGAATGGCTGCGGGTGACGGGGACGCGGCTGGTGGTGGCGTGCCGGGCGGAGTACTGGGAGGGGGCGGGCGCCGAGTTCCCGGAGGAATCGCTGTACGGCTCCGTCGACCGGGCGGCGCACGGAACGTCCGGGCGGTTCCCGCCCTGCGTACGGCTCGACGACCTCACCCCCGACGAGGCCCGGCAGGCCCGCGCCCGCCACGGCATCCCGGAAGGCGCCCTCACCGGCCCCGATGCCCGCCACCCCCTCACGCTCCGCCTCCTCGCCGACGTGCGCGCCGCCCTCCCCGACCCCCCGGCCGCGCCCGTCGGCCGCGACGACGTCCTCTCCGCCCACCTCGACCTCATGTGCCTGCGCATCGCCGTCCGCCTCGCCGCCGAGAACGGCCTGCGCGGCACCGCCGTACGCCGCCTCGCCGCCAAGGTCTCCGGCCAGGTCCACGAGGCCGCCCGCCGCAGCCTCGGACCGGGCCAGGGAGAGCTGGACCGGGAGTCGTTCGAGGCCGTCTTCCCGTGGCGCCAGGCGCCCGCGCGGCTCGGCGGCGGTACCGGCTGGGCCTCCGCCGTCCTCACCGAAGGGCTCCTCGTCCCCGCCGGCAACGGCTACCGCTTCGCCCACGAGGAACTCGCCGACTGGATCCAGGGCATGCACCTCGACCTGGACGAGGCCCTGCACGCCCTGGTCCACCGCCGCCGCACCGACCCCGACGCCGAGCACCCCCTCCCCGTCCCGCACCACCGCATCGGTCCCGTCGTCCAGGCGCTTCTGCTGCTTCCACGGCATCAGGGTTCCCGTCAACTCGCCGCCAAAATGGAGGAGTTGGCGGATGCGCTGGACGCCGACCGCACCTCCTGGTGGGCCGCCCGGCTCCTCGCCGAGACCCTGCTGCGCGTCCCCGACGCGACGCCGTACCTGGACGTACTGCGCCGCCTCACCGACCGGATCGTGGGCCTGCGGCGCCGGCAGCGTGCCGTACCCGCGGAGTTCGGCCCCGGCTTCTGGACCGCGCTGCCGCTCCCGGACGCCGAGCGCCTCGACCTGCTCCGCCGCCTCGTCCTCACCGACGGCCCGCCGTCGACCGACGCCGGCGACGTCACCGACGCCGACGAGGCCGGGCACCCCGGGCACCCCCGGTACCTGGACGCCGTCGCCCGTCTCCTCGCCGCCGACCCCACCGCCGTACAACGCCACCTCACCCGCTGGTTCGACGACGACCGGCCGCTGCCCGCCACCCCGCACGCGACCGTCGCCCACGCCGCCCAGGCCCTGCTCCACACGCACCGCCACCGCGCCCTCGACGACCTCACCGAGACGCTCGTCGACAGCGCGCACCGCAAAGCCGACGAACTCCTCGCCGTACTGGCCGAGGAGGAAACGTCCGCGATCTGCCGGGCCGTGGACCGCTGGGCGCACGACGAACGGCCCGGGCGGCGCGTCGCGGCGGCGGCGTACGGGGTGCGCGCCGCGCCCCATGTGCGCACCGAGGCCGACCGTGAGCTGCTCCGCCACGCCGCCCTCGCCCTGCTCGCCCGCCCCGACGACTGCTCCCTGCACGGCGGCGCGCTCGCCGTCCTCGTCCGGGACCCGCGCACGCGCACCTGCCATCTCCCGCAGGCGATGGCGCACTTCGCGGCCGCCGACCCCCAACTGCCGCCCAGCGCCCTGGTCGTCGCCCTGGCCACCCACCCCGACCAGGTCCTCGAAGCCTTCCGGGCGCGTCTGAGCCGACCGGACGCCGGAGAGGCGCTGCGCACCCTCGCCGACGTCACGACGCCCGGCCTCGCACGCAGGGCCGCCGCCGTCGTACGGGACGCGGTGCGGTGGTGCCCCGAGACCGCCGCGGACGTGGCCGCGTACGTCGACCGGCGCCTCGACCATGGTCCCGGCGCCCGCGCCGTTCTCCTCCCGCTGGTCACCGGCCTGCTGGACGGCGGCACGGAACAGCTGCGGGCCGCCCTCGCCGTCGTACTCGCCACTCCCGGCACTCCCGACTCCCGCGCCCTGCGCCGCGAGCTCCTGGACTTCCTCCTCGCCCACGAGCACGCGCCCGCCGTCCTCGACGCCTTCCTGCACGCCACCGTCCGGCGGGGCGGCGACCGGCCGGACGACGGCCTGCGCGACCTCGTCCACCACACCGGTCTGCTCCTGGTCCGCACGCCGGACGGCGCGGCCCGCTTCGACCGCGGCCTGGTCGACCTGGGCCGCCATGTCCCCGGCTTCGCCGCGCGGGTCGCCGGCTGGCTGACCGACACCCCGCAGGAGTGGACGGCGGTGGTGGGCCCGAGTGCCCGCCGGATGATCGAGAACCTGTCCGGCGTCCGGGTCCCCGCATGA
- the eccE gene encoding type VII secretion protein EccE, with protein MTSATSTRRGRRAQQQQGGPSRGRRASAAPAAQTAAASPRTLPRPGGLGPVRLQQLVLVELAAAVMLAAWAADQSWLLVPAGIVAALLLLLAVLRRGRRPLPEWYETSRALRQRRRDAKQPVPPGTDAMLAPVVECDPALRTYSFVSRDDRSIGMIGDGSFLTAVLFVQPGDQPLRPGAADRQLPLRLIQDALEVDGIRLASVQVVQHTQPAPAPHLPQQSLAARSYGPLQAQAGSPALRLTWVALKLDPELCPEAVKARGDGVPGAQRALLRVADQLASRLAGAGFKATILDETELVQALATSSCLNPRANAQHSQDGRTPQRRTVEAVRTWRVDDRWHTTYWVSRWPQLGSGGVALPELVTRLTSLPVLATTFSMTLSKAGNRGVALTGHVRVTARGDSELGQVGRELERAAGAAKVGLVRLDREQVPGALATLPLGGTY; from the coding sequence ATGACCAGCGCTACGAGCACTCGGCGCGGACGCCGCGCACAGCAGCAACAGGGAGGTCCGAGCCGCGGCAGACGTGCGTCAGCCGCTCCGGCCGCCCAGACCGCCGCCGCGTCGCCGCGCACGCTGCCCCGCCCGGGCGGTCTGGGCCCGGTACGGCTGCAGCAGCTCGTCCTGGTGGAGCTGGCGGCGGCGGTCATGCTGGCCGCCTGGGCCGCCGACCAGTCCTGGCTGCTGGTCCCGGCCGGCATCGTGGCGGCGCTGCTGCTGCTCCTGGCGGTCCTGCGCCGGGGCCGCCGGCCGCTGCCCGAGTGGTACGAGACGTCGCGCGCGCTGCGGCAGCGCCGACGCGACGCCAAGCAGCCCGTTCCGCCGGGGACGGACGCGATGCTGGCGCCGGTCGTGGAGTGCGACCCCGCCCTGCGGACGTACTCCTTCGTCTCCCGTGACGACCGTTCGATCGGCATGATCGGCGACGGGTCCTTCCTGACCGCCGTCCTGTTCGTGCAGCCCGGGGACCAGCCGTTGCGCCCCGGCGCCGCCGACCGGCAGCTGCCGCTGCGGCTGATCCAGGACGCCCTGGAGGTCGACGGGATCCGTCTGGCCTCCGTCCAGGTCGTGCAGCACACCCAGCCCGCGCCGGCGCCGCATCTGCCGCAGCAGTCGCTGGCCGCGCGGTCGTACGGCCCCCTGCAGGCGCAGGCCGGTTCGCCCGCGCTCCGCCTCACCTGGGTCGCCCTCAAGCTCGACCCGGAGCTGTGCCCGGAGGCGGTCAAGGCCCGTGGGGACGGCGTTCCCGGTGCGCAGCGCGCGCTGCTGCGGGTGGCGGATCAGCTGGCGAGCCGGCTGGCCGGGGCCGGTTTCAAGGCGACCATCCTCGACGAGACCGAGCTGGTGCAGGCACTCGCGACGTCCAGCTGCCTGAACCCGCGCGCCAACGCGCAGCACTCCCAGGACGGGCGGACGCCTCAGCGCCGTACGGTCGAGGCGGTCCGCACCTGGCGGGTCGACGACCGGTGGCACACGACGTACTGGGTGTCCCGTTGGCCGCAGTTGGGAAGTGGCGGTGTGGCGCTGCCCGAGCTGGTGACGCGGCTCACCTCGCTGCCCGTGCTCGCCACGACGTTCAGCATGACCCTGAGCAAGGCGGGCAACCGGGGTGTCGCCCTCACCGGGCACGTCCGGGTCACCGCCCGCGGTGACAGTGAACTCGGCCAGGTGGGGCGCGAGTTGGAGCGGGCCGCCGGTGCCGCGAAGGTCGGGCTGGTCCGTCTCGACCGGGAGCAGGTCCCCGGTGCTCTCGCCACTCTGCCGCTCGGAGGTACGTACTGA